A part of Corynebacterium mustelae genomic DNA contains:
- the pelF gene encoding GT4 family glycosyltransferase PelF: protein MSATIYRFPGEDKPLETVDVAIVMESTYPFLKGGVSAVVHDIITHNPDLSFGILHIAWDSKSPNEDLYGVPDNVKWVDMMYLSLEETIDDFKQACNDPVSSKQVKQLVDAIRSTIAGDYVPMRRLYDDAMNPQSRKWRLWSVLSHRDLMRAAVEAAGDTEDITLGELFWLIRDFFSLAYTLLDRINPPAKVYHAHTTGYASLVGATAAIQNGGKFFLTEHNLYVRDTVNDLLQRDMNLPVTMNSPRELATNTFERFWSRWWVELGAMLYTEAEHITYLYPQAVIEAQDLAGDRSKSEILPNGIVWEEFEYPRNRRKEANANLDTKAIWRFACIARVVPIKGIIELIDAVKILKDNGYDNIKVDVLGPTDHLPKYYQRCLAHIKELDLEDRVVLRGTVNVRDVLHDYDALVLSSFNEGQPIVVLESMVIGLPVIGTLVGGMDQLVTDVLTDENGNDIYPCGDLVQPGDSQGLAEMMVRLTQNPDMYLEWHHNALERIKTIFLMPQVMARYNAIYRRLGAGTGGVRTADLARGPEDIHDIAEWVWDKYPRQHQFKKNSGGGGYQRA, encoded by the coding sequence GTGAGCGCAACCATTTATCGTTTCCCTGGCGAAGACAAACCACTTGAAACAGTGGACGTCGCCATCGTGATGGAATCAACATACCCATTTCTCAAGGGTGGCGTGTCGGCGGTGGTGCACGACATCATCACCCACAACCCTGACTTAAGTTTCGGCATTTTGCACATTGCATGGGATTCCAAATCTCCCAATGAGGATCTCTACGGTGTCCCTGACAACGTGAAATGGGTAGACATGATGTACCTCTCGTTGGAGGAAACCATCGATGATTTCAAACAAGCATGTAACGATCCAGTATCTTCCAAACAGGTAAAACAGCTTGTCGACGCCATCAGATCCACCATTGCGGGTGATTATGTCCCAATGCGCAGGCTTTACGACGACGCTATGAATCCACAGTCCCGCAAATGGCGCCTATGGTCTGTGCTTAGTCACCGGGATCTCATGCGCGCTGCAGTTGAAGCTGCAGGCGATACCGAAGACATCACGCTAGGTGAATTATTCTGGCTTATTCGCGATTTCTTTTCACTTGCCTATACCCTCCTTGATCGCATCAATCCCCCAGCTAAGGTGTACCACGCACATACCACCGGATATGCTTCGTTGGTGGGCGCGACAGCAGCCATCCAAAACGGTGGCAAGTTCTTCCTCACTGAACACAACCTCTATGTGCGTGACACGGTCAACGATTTACTCCAACGTGACATGAACCTACCAGTGACCATGAATTCGCCCCGCGAGTTGGCCACCAACACCTTCGAACGATTCTGGTCCAGATGGTGGGTTGAATTAGGGGCCATGCTCTACACCGAGGCGGAGCACATCACCTACTTGTATCCGCAAGCGGTCATCGAAGCCCAAGACCTTGCTGGTGATCGATCTAAATCGGAAATTCTGCCCAATGGAATTGTGTGGGAGGAATTTGAGTACCCCAGGAACCGTCGAAAAGAAGCAAATGCCAACCTTGATACCAAAGCGATCTGGCGGTTTGCCTGCATCGCCCGGGTTGTGCCAATCAAAGGCATCATCGAGCTCATCGACGCAGTCAAAATTCTCAAAGACAACGGTTACGACAACATCAAAGTTGACGTCCTTGGGCCCACCGATCACCTTCCTAAGTACTACCAACGCTGTTTAGCGCATATTAAAGAACTTGATCTTGAAGACCGGGTGGTACTACGTGGCACCGTGAACGTCCGCGACGTTCTTCACGATTACGACGCGTTGGTTTTGTCCAGCTTTAACGAAGGTCAACCCATCGTCGTTTTGGAATCCATGGTGATCGGCCTACCTGTTATTGGAACGCTAGTTGGCGGGATGGATCAGCTTGTCACTGATGTGTTAACTGATGAGAACGGCAATGACATTTACCCCTGCGGTGACCTAGTGCAACCAGGCGACAGTCAAGGGCTAGCTGAAATGATGGTTCGGCTAACCCAAAATCCTGATATGTATCTCGAATGGCACCACAATGCCCTGGAACGGATCAAAACCATCTTCCTCATGCCGCAGGTGATGGCACGCTACAATGCGATCTATCGACGGCTGGGGGCTGGTACTGGTGGGGTCCGCACCGCTGACCTGGCACGCGGACCGGAGGACATTCACGACATTGCCGAGTGGGTGTGGGATAAGTATCCTAGGCAACACCAATTTAAGAAGAACTCTGGTGGTGGTGGCTATCAACGAGCCTAA
- a CDS encoding putative glycoside hydrolase has translation MAINEPKPRPRLAWIRYGYPISDWQLKRAVGNFRVAILQPWETQIATKLKEADPAMTVLAYKCLSSVRDYEPGPVFSSGISPNQAAELGTTAGVADWAGYGGHIQQQVWNPTYQEAWVSNVVSEIADSPFDGVMADNDVWEDYYGHGLDMEQTRAGLETIINQAGTDLNAHGKILVPNIAESRLQEGRWHRHSRYGGGYEECWLGWGSSGDGWLSIDHCLDQVAAMDDDGLIIARVPGSTKNYTHHLRLALASAWVFLPHRDIAVSATGHDKYNGIPLFPDIDLGEIESDIQREGDTFMRKFQHGEAYVNLGDEINEYGMPPKTGKLVTRE, from the coding sequence GTGGCTATCAACGAGCCTAAACCGCGCCCCCGACTGGCGTGGATTCGATACGGATACCCTATTTCCGACTGGCAGCTTAAACGTGCAGTTGGAAACTTTCGGGTTGCCATCCTTCAACCCTGGGAAACGCAGATTGCCACGAAGCTTAAAGAAGCCGACCCAGCAATGACCGTGCTTGCCTACAAGTGCCTGTCCTCCGTTCGGGACTACGAACCCGGCCCGGTGTTTTCTTCGGGCATTAGCCCCAACCAAGCTGCTGAGCTAGGCACCACGGCCGGGGTTGCCGATTGGGCAGGATATGGTGGTCATATTCAGCAACAAGTGTGGAATCCTACCTACCAAGAAGCGTGGGTTAGCAATGTCGTATCTGAAATAGCGGACAGTCCCTTCGATGGCGTCATGGCGGATAACGATGTGTGGGAAGACTACTATGGGCACGGCCTAGACATGGAACAAACTCGCGCCGGCTTGGAAACCATCATCAACCAGGCAGGAACTGACCTTAACGCACACGGAAAAATTCTCGTCCCTAACATCGCGGAATCACGCCTGCAGGAAGGAAGATGGCACCGCCACTCCCGCTACGGCGGTGGCTACGAGGAATGTTGGTTAGGTTGGGGCAGTTCCGGTGACGGCTGGCTCAGTATCGATCACTGTCTGGACCAAGTGGCAGCCATGGACGACGATGGCTTAATCATCGCACGGGTTCCCGGGTCGACCAAAAACTACACTCACCATCTTCGGCTTGCGCTTGCTTCAGCCTGGGTATTCCTGCCCCACCGCGACATCGCAGTCAGTGCGACAGGGCATGACAAATACAATGGAATTCCGTTATTTCCTGACATAGATTTGGGAGAAATCGAAAGTGACATCCAGCGCGAAGGCGATACTTTCATGCGGAAATTCCAGCACGGCGAAGCCTACGTCAATCTAGGCGATGAAATAAACGAATATGGTATGCCACCTAAAACCGGCAAGCTGGTTACACGGGAATAA
- a CDS encoding Fpg/Nei family DNA glycosylase, with protein sequence MPEGHVIHRLARDLNTAFSHTIPAVSSPQGRFATEAARLDGSAYDTATAVGKHLFVAFKNSSPFHIVHIHLGLIGSFRFGSPDDVTGIIRLRIATDTIAADLRGPQWCRLITEEEQQAAVAKLGADPLRADADPTAVFERIGRSSKSIAALLMDQSLFPGVGNIYRAETLFRLGINPSLPGRDCTQLPEIWADLVELMADGVDTGRIDTVRPEHTPEAMGRPPRKDDHGGEVYVYRRAGQPCYVCGTPIAATELAGRNLFWCPNCQKG encoded by the coding sequence ATGCCCGAAGGCCATGTCATTCACCGTCTTGCTCGCGATCTCAACACAGCGTTTTCACATACGATTCCTGCTGTTAGTTCGCCTCAAGGGCGGTTTGCTACCGAAGCTGCACGTCTCGACGGCAGCGCTTATGACACCGCGACTGCTGTAGGCAAGCACTTATTTGTCGCCTTCAAAAACTCCTCACCTTTTCATATCGTCCATATTCACCTTGGGCTTATTGGAAGCTTTCGCTTCGGCAGTCCTGACGATGTCACAGGGATAATCCGGCTACGGATAGCCACCGACACCATTGCGGCTGATCTACGGGGGCCACAGTGGTGTCGACTAATAACGGAGGAAGAACAGCAAGCAGCCGTCGCAAAGCTGGGGGCTGATCCACTACGAGCAGACGCGGATCCCACCGCTGTGTTTGAGCGGATAGGACGGTCATCGAAAAGCATAGCTGCGCTACTAATGGACCAATCTCTTTTCCCAGGTGTTGGCAATATTTATCGTGCGGAAACCCTATTCCGATTAGGCATTAATCCTTCGCTTCCGGGCCGTGATTGCACACAGCTGCCGGAAATCTGGGCGGATTTAGTTGAACTCATGGCCGATGGGGTAGACACCGGCCGTATTGATACCGTGCGACCCGAACACACTCCGGAGGCGATGGGGCGGCCGCCTCGTAAAGATGACCACGGTGGAGAGGTATATGTCTACCGTCGGGCGGGACAACCGTGTTACGTTTGCGGGACCCCTATAGCGGCCACCGAGCTAGCTGGTCGGAATCTTTTTTGGTGCCCTAACTGTCAGAAAGGGTAA
- the trhO gene encoding oxygen-dependent tRNA uridine(34) hydroxylase TrhO, translating into MTVGKILLYYKFTPISDPKAVMLWQRELCELLGLKGRILISEHGINGTVGGSMEACKKYIRKFREYPGFRGTEFKWSEGGAEDFPKLSVKVRDEIVAFGAPGELKVDEKGVIGGGVHLKPEEVNQLVAERGDEVVFFDGRNAMEAEIGKFKNAIVPDVRTTHDFIRELESGKYDWMKDKPVVSYCTGGIRCEILSSLMLNRGFKEVYQIDGGIVRYGEKYGNDGLWEGSLYVFDRRMHMEFGAGVDDPGFIQLGHCKCGNPTNKFEHCINEDHCRDLVLMCPDCYENVATRHCGREECIAVAQAAAV; encoded by the coding sequence ATGACCGTTGGCAAAATCCTCCTTTACTACAAATTCACCCCGATTTCTGACCCCAAAGCAGTAATGCTCTGGCAGCGTGAACTGTGCGAACTTCTGGGACTTAAGGGCCGTATTCTCATTTCAGAACACGGCATCAATGGCACGGTTGGTGGCTCTATGGAGGCCTGTAAAAAATACATCCGGAAATTCCGGGAATACCCAGGGTTTAGGGGTACCGAATTTAAATGGTCGGAAGGCGGGGCCGAGGACTTCCCTAAGCTCAGTGTCAAAGTACGTGACGAGATCGTGGCGTTCGGCGCGCCGGGGGAGTTGAAGGTGGATGAAAAAGGCGTGATTGGTGGCGGGGTTCATCTTAAGCCGGAGGAAGTGAACCAATTGGTGGCCGAGCGCGGCGATGAGGTTGTGTTCTTCGACGGCCGCAATGCTATGGAGGCAGAAATTGGCAAGTTTAAAAATGCCATTGTGCCTGATGTTCGCACCACTCACGATTTCATTCGGGAACTGGAATCCGGCAAATACGATTGGATGAAGGATAAGCCCGTTGTTTCTTATTGCACGGGTGGAATTCGGTGTGAGATCTTATCCTCGCTGATGTTAAACCGGGGTTTTAAAGAGGTTTATCAGATCGACGGTGGCATTGTGCGTTACGGCGAAAAATATGGCAATGATGGGTTGTGGGAAGGTTCGCTGTATGTTTTCGACCGCCGGATGCATATGGAATTTGGCGCTGGTGTTGATGATCCCGGTTTTATCCAACTAGGGCATTGCAAATGCGGTAACCCCACCAATAAGTTTGAGCACTGCATTAACGAGGATCACTGTCGGGACTTGGTGCTGATGTGCCCTGACTGCTACGAAAACGTTGCAACCCGACACTGTGGACGCGAAGAATGCATCGCGGTTGCGCAGGCCGCAGCGGTGTAA
- a CDS encoding NAD(P)H-hydrate epimerase, whose amino-acid sequence MPSLLHTAYSVSAIRTAEQPIVAAAERIKPDGLMQQAARAVADVALSLLSGVNTPRVLVLAGSGGNGGDGLYAGAFLAEAGIAVEAIATSASGTTLPRATEAFTKAGGVLVDAPTAPAQLVIDAIAGLGLSAGLAPELAETVSHMVSRGAKVLAVDVPSGISPDTGDPLGPHITADVTVTFGALRFAHTVSASCGDVVVADIGIAESLHTMNGPRVYAYRAVPADHSWPDTVTPLPAIPAINSMEPRPTDHKYSGGVVGLLAGSELYPGAGVLCVAGAVRATPAMVRYVGAAREFVLHAIPEVIASSLATAGKVQAWVAGPGGATESELLDLIRRPIPLLIDADGIRLLAKSTHLIDALRQREHPTVLTPHDGEFATLVAAIGIPEAATANRLAACHEAAQALGAIIVLKGRRTLIAPPHGPITSIDAGHSWSATPGSGDVLAGVMGAWIARYAAQDKPLAEAIAIAVHLCADAAWLSAQTNFGAAPTSASRIADAIPAATARLSNK is encoded by the coding sequence ATGCCTTCTCTGCTTCATACTGCCTATTCCGTTTCCGCCATTCGTACCGCCGAACAACCAATTGTCGCCGCCGCTGAACGTATTAAACCAGATGGACTCATGCAGCAAGCAGCACGCGCAGTCGCCGATGTTGCACTTAGCCTTTTATCCGGGGTCAACACACCTCGAGTGCTAGTTCTAGCCGGTTCTGGTGGCAACGGCGGTGACGGATTGTATGCAGGCGCATTTCTCGCCGAAGCTGGCATTGCGGTCGAAGCGATAGCTACTAGCGCATCCGGGACCACCTTACCGCGCGCCACCGAAGCTTTCACAAAAGCTGGGGGAGTGCTTGTCGACGCTCCCACTGCACCGGCGCAGTTAGTCATCGATGCTATCGCGGGGCTTGGGCTTTCTGCTGGTCTCGCGCCCGAGTTAGCGGAGACAGTGTCTCATATGGTCTCACGAGGAGCGAAGGTGCTCGCAGTTGATGTCCCAAGCGGCATTTCTCCTGATACGGGTGACCCGCTTGGGCCACACATTACAGCCGATGTGACTGTTACTTTCGGGGCACTGCGGTTTGCCCACACAGTTTCAGCAAGTTGCGGTGATGTGGTTGTGGCTGATATCGGAATCGCTGAATCATTGCACACAATGAATGGGCCTCGAGTGTATGCATACCGCGCAGTACCAGCAGATCATTCATGGCCCGATACGGTCACCCCGCTTCCAGCTATTCCCGCGATTAATTCGATGGAACCGCGACCAACGGATCATAAATACAGTGGGGGAGTGGTGGGCCTGTTAGCAGGCAGTGAGCTTTACCCTGGTGCGGGCGTCCTATGTGTTGCAGGTGCAGTGCGCGCAACCCCAGCCATGGTTCGCTACGTTGGTGCAGCACGTGAATTTGTATTGCATGCAATTCCTGAAGTGATCGCCAGCAGTCTCGCCACCGCCGGCAAAGTCCAGGCATGGGTAGCAGGACCTGGTGGGGCAACGGAGTCTGAATTACTTGATCTGATTCGCCGTCCGATTCCGCTGCTTATCGACGCCGATGGTATTCGTCTATTAGCAAAAAGCACTCACCTTATCGATGCCCTTCGCCAACGGGAACACCCAACAGTCCTTACTCCGCACGACGGAGAGTTTGCCACCTTAGTTGCCGCAATTGGTATCCCAGAAGCGGCAACCGCAAATCGCCTAGCTGCATGCCATGAGGCGGCTCAGGCACTGGGAGCGATCATTGTGCTCAAGGGACGCCGCACCCTAATTGCCCCACCACACGGGCCGATAACCAGCATTGATGCTGGACATTCATGGTCAGCAACTCCTGGTAGTGGTGACGTCCTGGCTGGCGTAATGGGCGCATGGATTGCCCGATACGCCGCTCAAGACAAGCCATTGGCGGAAGCAATTGCCATCGCGGTTCATCTATGCGCCGATGCCGCCTGGCTGTCTGCCCAAACCAACTTCGGTGCAGCCCCAACATCAGCTTCCCGGATCGCTGATGCTATCCCGGCAGCCACCGCCCGGCTAAGCAATAAGTAG
- the leuS gene encoding leucine--tRNA ligase, protein MTNPSETPIHRYTPELAGSIEEKWQTFWRENGTFQAPNPVGTLADGNDVPNEKLFVQDMFPFPSGAGLHVGHPLGYIATDVYARFNRMLGKNVLHTLGYDAFGLPAEQYAIQTGTHPAVKTQESIDNMERQLNRLGLGHDKRRAIATTDEEFYRWTQWIFLQIFNAWFDEESQKARRIDELKPLLESGARNIPEDLVEEFGTSDFAALDRVQQAKVIDHYRLVYQSHSMVNWCPGLGTVLANEEVTADGKSERGNFPVFRKKLSQWMMRITAYGDRLIDDLELLDWPDKVKNMQRNWIGRSRGAEVDFLCQGQKLTVFTTRPDTLFGASYMVLAPEHELVDALVAGGTGNYEGINPSWTYNCATPAEAVAAYRAAIAAKSDVERQENKDKTGVFLGAYAVNPVNGAEIPVFIADYVLTGYGTGAIMAVPAHDSRDFEFATIFGLPILQVLESDVTNEPFIGDAPHINSANDDGLDLNGMDTPTAVNATIDWLVTRGLGAEKIQYKLRDWLFARQRYWGEPFPVVYDSDGVAHALPESMLPVVLPEVEDYKPVAFDPEDKDSEPQPPLAKATDWVEVELDLGNGAQKYRRDTNVMPQWAGSSWYQLRYIDPLNSEKFCDPENEKYWTGPQFDGDSGGVDLYVGGVEHAVLHLLYSRFWHKVLFDLGFVSSREPYRRLYNQGYIQAFAYTDSRGVYVPAAEVEEKDGKFYYNGEEVTQEYGKMGKSLKNSVSPDEICDGFGADTLRVYEMAMGPLDTSRPWATKDVVGAQRFLQRLWRLVVTEDTGELAVTDAPLDDATNKALHRAIAGIRDDYANLRLNTVVAKGIEYVNYLTKQFPAGAPQDAVSPLVQMIAPVAPHIAEELWQRLGNTETITFEPFPTFDEKWLVDDEIELPVQINGKVRGRIMVATSASEDEIVAAALANETIQVHTNGKTVVKHIVVPGRMVNLVVK, encoded by the coding sequence ATGACGAATCCGAGCGAGACACCAATACATCGATATACTCCGGAACTGGCCGGGTCTATCGAGGAAAAATGGCAAACCTTCTGGCGGGAAAATGGCACCTTCCAGGCGCCAAACCCGGTAGGGACCCTAGCCGACGGAAATGACGTACCTAACGAAAAGCTCTTTGTGCAGGATATGTTCCCGTTCCCGTCTGGTGCAGGGCTGCATGTTGGTCACCCGCTTGGATATATCGCTACGGATGTCTATGCCCGCTTTAATCGAATGTTGGGCAAGAATGTTCTGCACACCTTAGGCTATGACGCATTCGGCCTACCAGCCGAACAATACGCCATTCAGACCGGCACCCATCCAGCGGTAAAAACGCAAGAATCCATTGATAACATGGAGCGGCAATTAAATCGGCTTGGGTTGGGACACGATAAAAGACGTGCCATCGCGACAACCGATGAGGAATTTTACCGGTGGACGCAGTGGATCTTCCTGCAAATTTTCAATGCGTGGTTCGATGAAGAATCCCAAAAAGCACGGCGGATTGACGAACTCAAACCACTGCTGGAATCCGGAGCTCGGAACATTCCAGAGGATTTAGTAGAAGAGTTTGGAACATCAGACTTTGCAGCTTTGGACCGCGTGCAACAGGCGAAGGTGATTGATCACTACCGCCTGGTTTATCAATCCCATTCCATGGTGAATTGGTGCCCAGGCTTGGGTACGGTTTTGGCAAACGAAGAAGTAACCGCAGATGGAAAATCAGAACGCGGAAACTTCCCAGTATTCCGTAAGAAACTGAGCCAGTGGATGATGCGGATTACCGCGTACGGCGATCGGCTTATCGACGATTTAGAGCTGCTGGATTGGCCGGACAAAGTGAAGAATATGCAGCGCAATTGGATCGGTCGATCCCGCGGCGCTGAGGTTGACTTCTTATGTCAAGGGCAAAAACTGACGGTATTTACCACCCGTCCGGACACCTTGTTCGGTGCTAGCTATATGGTTCTTGCACCTGAACACGAGCTTGTCGACGCCCTTGTCGCGGGTGGAACCGGAAACTATGAAGGCATAAACCCCTCTTGGACCTATAATTGCGCAACTCCTGCCGAAGCAGTTGCGGCCTATCGTGCAGCTATTGCGGCAAAGAGCGACGTTGAGCGGCAGGAAAATAAGGATAAAACTGGTGTTTTCCTCGGGGCATACGCCGTCAATCCAGTTAATGGCGCAGAAATTCCGGTATTCATCGCCGATTATGTCTTGACCGGCTACGGCACCGGTGCCATTATGGCAGTTCCTGCCCACGACAGTCGCGATTTTGAATTTGCAACTATCTTTGGCCTGCCAATCCTGCAGGTTTTGGAAAGCGATGTCACCAATGAACCATTCATTGGTGATGCGCCGCATATTAACTCGGCCAATGATGATGGGTTGGACCTAAACGGTATGGATACTCCGACCGCAGTGAATGCCACTATTGATTGGTTAGTCACCCGTGGCCTTGGTGCCGAGAAAATCCAATACAAATTGCGCGACTGGCTTTTTGCCCGGCAACGGTATTGGGGTGAACCATTCCCAGTAGTTTACGACTCCGATGGTGTCGCGCACGCTCTACCAGAATCCATGCTGCCAGTAGTGTTGCCAGAGGTTGAAGACTACAAGCCGGTGGCCTTTGACCCGGAAGACAAAGATTCCGAACCGCAACCGCCGCTAGCAAAAGCCACTGATTGGGTGGAAGTAGAACTCGATTTGGGTAATGGGGCGCAAAAATATCGGCGCGACACCAATGTCATGCCGCAGTGGGCGGGTTCCTCCTGGTACCAGCTGCGTTACATCGATCCGTTGAATTCAGAAAAATTCTGCGATCCGGAAAACGAAAAATACTGGACCGGCCCGCAATTCGACGGTGACAGTGGCGGTGTCGATCTGTATGTGGGTGGCGTGGAGCATGCCGTTTTACACCTCCTGTATTCCCGGTTCTGGCACAAGGTACTGTTTGATCTGGGTTTTGTCTCTTCCCGTGAGCCTTATCGGCGGTTGTATAACCAGGGTTATATTCAGGCATTTGCTTATACTGATTCGCGTGGTGTCTACGTTCCCGCTGCTGAGGTGGAAGAAAAAGACGGAAAGTTCTACTACAACGGTGAAGAAGTTACCCAAGAATACGGCAAGATGGGTAAATCGCTGAAGAATTCCGTGTCGCCGGACGAAATTTGCGATGGTTTTGGTGCTGATACCTTGCGTGTCTACGAAATGGCGATGGGGCCATTGGATACTTCTCGGCCGTGGGCGACCAAGGATGTTGTGGGCGCGCAGCGCTTCTTACAGCGATTGTGGCGTCTGGTTGTTACCGAGGACACTGGCGAGTTGGCGGTTACTGATGCTCCGCTTGACGACGCCACCAACAAAGCACTACACCGGGCTATCGCTGGTATTCGGGACGATTATGCTAATTTACGCCTCAACACAGTGGTTGCCAAAGGGATTGAATACGTCAATTACCTAACCAAACAATTCCCTGCCGGGGCCCCGCAAGATGCGGTTAGCCCATTGGTGCAAATGATTGCCCCAGTTGCGCCTCACATCGCTGAAGAACTATGGCAGCGGCTTGGGAATACGGAAACCATTACTTTCGAACCCTTCCCTACTTTTGATGAAAAATGGCTTGTTGATGATGAAATCGAATTGCCTGTTCAGATCAACGGTAAAGTCCGGGGTCGAATCATGGTTGCCACTTCCGCCAGTGAAGATGAGATTGTTGCTGCTGCGCTGGCAAACGAAACAATTCAGGTGCACACAAATGGCAAGACCGTTGTTAAGCACATTGTTGTACCTGGGCGTATGGTGAATTTGGTAGTGAAATAA
- a CDS encoding VanZ family protein gives MNFLKDKTLTLTALGVTTLVILALTMLKAFYRIGYLWLPERQRVRKIEWQPFDMILNSKNWFAPVFETVGNILLFIPFGLLVFVVLHQSNRLSTWSRARLALVSIVVGAGFSLIIETAQYVFALGRSDIDDLWCNTLGTIIGVGLAVAAGPQRYRLWCWIALAAAVVFGVIVSYGEELGDAPRIASVMRWAGIPWR, from the coding sequence ATGAATTTTCTTAAAGATAAGACGTTGACATTAACTGCGTTAGGCGTTACCACACTGGTCATTCTCGCGTTGACCATGCTAAAGGCGTTTTACCGAATAGGTTACCTGTGGTTACCCGAGCGGCAGCGGGTGCGGAAAATTGAATGGCAACCGTTTGATATGATCCTCAATTCAAAGAATTGGTTTGCCCCGGTGTTCGAAACCGTCGGAAATATCTTGTTATTCATCCCGTTTGGCTTATTGGTTTTCGTCGTTTTACACCAAAGTAATCGACTTTCTACCTGGTCACGGGCGCGGCTGGCCCTGGTGAGCATCGTAGTTGGCGCTGGGTTTAGCTTGATTATAGAAACCGCCCAATATGTTTTTGCCCTTGGCCGTTCGGACATAGACGACTTATGGTGCAATACTCTTGGAACCATTATTGGTGTTGGCTTGGCGGTAGCGGCTGGTCCGCAGCGCTATCGTTTATGGTGTTGGATTGCATTAGCGGCCGCTGTAGTTTTTGGAGTTATTGTTTCTTACGGCGAAGAACTTGGCGACGCGCCGCGGATAGCTAGCGTCATGCGGTGGGCGGGTATCCCATGGCGATAA
- a CDS encoding ABC transporter ATP-binding protein gives MVASTALYDATAAAMELRDVSMVFPDGDQQVTALNHVSLALQPGTLTALVGESGSGKSTFLSVAATLLRPTSGTVLLQGQDITAYGDDSLARLRREKIGIVFQSPNMLASLTVREQLLVTDHIRGLRGRELKKRKARADELLAAVGLPGYGDRKATKLSGGQRQRVNIARALMGSPAVLLADEPTSALDHRLSQEIVELLRTVTDEFQLATLLITHDRSQLAVADTVAKMLDGTLSIQN, from the coding sequence ATGGTCGCGTCTACGGCTTTATATGACGCCACAGCGGCGGCTATGGAACTGCGCGATGTCAGCATGGTCTTTCCTGATGGCGACCAACAAGTTACGGCATTAAATCACGTTAGTTTGGCTTTGCAGCCAGGAACGCTAACCGCGTTGGTGGGCGAATCTGGTTCCGGAAAATCCACGTTTTTATCGGTGGCGGCTACGTTGTTGCGCCCAACATCAGGTACGGTGCTGCTTCAAGGCCAGGATATAACCGCATATGGTGACGATTCATTGGCGCGATTACGCCGTGAGAAAATTGGAATCGTATTCCAATCCCCTAATATGTTAGCCTCGCTGACGGTGAGGGAGCAGTTATTGGTTACCGATCATATTCGTGGGTTGCGGGGCCGAGAACTTAAGAAGCGGAAAGCCCGCGCTGATGAATTGTTAGCGGCGGTTGGGTTGCCTGGCTACGGGGATCGTAAGGCAACAAAACTGTCCGGCGGTCAGCGACAACGGGTGAATATCGCGCGGGCATTGATGGGTTCGCCTGCGGTTTTGCTTGCCGACGAGCCTACGTCGGCGCTTGACCACAGGTTATCGCAGGAAATTGTAGAGTTGCTGCGCACCGTGACCGACGAATTCCAGCTTGCGACCCTATTGATTACCCATGACCGCAGCCAATTAGCGGTGGCCGATACCGTTGCGAAGATGCTTGACGGTACATTATCGATACAGAATTAA